One region of Termitidicoccus mucosus genomic DNA includes:
- a CDS encoding RHS repeat-associated core domain-containing protein has translation MASLPHKLSSQQTAMTMGGAGDIGGLLAIEDVRPAHAGVYHPAYDGNGNLMALTRAGTGEMAAAYEYDPFGNQLRASGSYARENPIRFSGKYHDHETGLTYSGFRYYSASLGRFINCDPLEERGAWALYKDLKHGVDDPFAGASGVKGTSWQTEWEQAQDRLLTNTSLPHTTQTVSFGGKRNSGLPGAAERNRKSYSANATGHYAQGGAPGKGPGSPGMAGGGQGGGNTGVNLYAYAKNNPINSYDALGLEDKQDEERKREEAAQKAESERNASVGPVAADDGIKNVGAEDAPDNGDSSTRHRPTRPKVPWPHEKRLGFSSSENAGKSAALEARQHAKAAGAEYGGEIFRYTRGGKVYYGYTDLRRGRAPTDEEAAQGAVAVFEHPINTKTSTNQYTPSGVIIVAGYHGHISGEGPSWKDEATTDPASNPIPGYTEYVGWGGEGRKNDYNIGVVREGKYVYDYISNNLMKPINTP, from the coding sequence ATGGCCTCCCTTCCACATAAGCTGAGTTCTCAGCAAACCGCGATGACGATGGGCGGCGCGGGCGACATCGGCGGGTTGCTCGCCATCGAGGATGTGCGCCCGGCGCACGCGGGGGTGTATCATCCCGCCTACGACGGCAACGGCAATCTCATGGCGCTGACGAGGGCAGGCACGGGCGAAATGGCCGCCGCGTATGAGTATGACCCGTTCGGGAACCAGCTGCGGGCGAGCGGCAGTTATGCAAGGGAGAACCCGATTCGGTTCAGCGGCAAGTATCATGACCATGAAACGGGGCTGACCTACTCGGGCTTCAGATACTATAGTGCTTCGCTCGGAAGGTTTATCAACTGTGATCCGCTGGAGGAACGTGGCGCTTGGGCATTATATAAAGACCTGAAACACGGGGTCGACGACCCGTTTGCGGGAGCCAGCGGAGTTAAGGGCACCAGCTGGCAAACCGAATGGGAGCAGGCGCAGGACAGATTATTGACCAACACGTCGCTGCCGCACACCACGCAGACGGTCTCGTTTGGCGGAAAACGAAACAGCGGCCTGCCCGGGGCGGCGGAGCGGAATCGGAAATCCTACAGCGCCAATGCCACCGGGCATTACGCGCAGGGCGGGGCGCCCGGGAAAGGGCCGGGGAGTCCCGGCATGGCGGGCGGGGGCCAGGGGGGTGGCAACACCGGAGTAAACCTCTATGCCTATGCAAAGAACAACCCGATCAACTCCTACGACGCGCTCGGGCTGGAGGACAAGCAGGACGAGGAACGCAAGCGTGAGGAGGCGGCCCAAAAGGCCGAGAGTGAAAGAAATGCCAGCGTCGGGCCCGTAGCAGCCGATGACGGTATCAAAAATGTCGGCGCGGAAGATGCACCAGATAATGGGGATTCGAGTACTCGTCATCGACCAACACGTCCGAAGGTGCCGTGGCCTCATGAAAAAAGGCTTGGTTTTTCGTCGTCCGAAAATGCAGGGAAAAGTGCCGCTTTAGAGGCGCGGCAACACGCTAAGGCCGCAGGAGCTGAATATGGAGGCGAGATTTTCAGGTATACAAGAGGTGGAAAGGTATATTATGGATACACCGATCTCCGAAGAGGCAGGGCACCCACTGACGAGGAGGCTGCGCAGGGAGCAGTTGCTGTATTTGAACATCCGATCAACACCAAGACATCAACCAATCAATATACACCATCAGGGGTTATAATAGTCGCCGGATATCATGGACATATTTCAGGTGAGGGCCCTAGCTGGAAAGATGAGGCCACAACCGATCCAGCATCAAATCCTATCCCTGGATATACAGAATATGTCGGATGGGGTGGCGAAGGTCGAAAAAATGATTACAATATTGGAGTTGTAAGAGAGGGAAAGTATGTATATGATTACATATCAAACAATTTAATGAAACCAATAAACACCCCATGA
- a CDS encoding RHS repeat-associated core domain-containing protein — MKSESSSTVGIHMGGAGDIGGLLAIEDVRPAHAGVYHPAYDGNGNLIALTRADTGEMAAAYEYDPFGNQLRASGAYSRENPIRFSGKYHDHETGLMYSGFRYYSASMGRFINQDPLEERGGWALYKDLKHGIDDPFAGASGVKGTSWQTEWEQAQDRLLTNTSLPHTTQTVSFGGKRNSGLPGASERNRKSYSANATGHYAQGGAPGKGPGSPGMAGGGQGGGNTGVNLYAYAKNNPINSYDALGLEDKQDEERKREEAAQKAESERNASVGPAAADDGIKNVGAEDDPDSGLPPQDPTWWENAASNLGGESRKEINNNAWFEKRFPGWVNAAKRHIGTKVAIGIKNSGGHPSSVDPKYREPVIREFSDLHGDKKQSRGEANFIVGNFTFASDGPASITWDGDRYKYSVDLVVLDRFGYSHEQWQYNFSIHSVNPATGGSYIAYPLREIAPQRMVIRARWAVSGEGP, encoded by the coding sequence ATGAAAAGTGAATCAAGTAGTACCGTAGGAATTCATATGGGCGGCGCGGGCGACATCGGCGGGTTGCTCGCCATCGAGGATGTGCGTCCGGCGCACGCGGGGGTGTATCATCCCGCCTACGACGGCAACGGCAACCTCATAGCGCTGACGAGGGCGGACACGGGTGAAATGGCCGCCGCGTATGAATATGATCCCTTCGGAAATCAGCTGCGGGCAAGTGGCGCTTATTCGAGGGAGAACCCGATTCGGTTCAGCGGCAAGTATCATGACCATGAAACGGGGCTGATGTACTCTGGCTTCCGGTATTACAGCGCGTCGATGGGCCGGTTCATCAACCAGGACCCGCTAGAGGAACGAGGAGGCTGGGCCTTGTATAAAGACCTGAAACACGGAATCGACGACCCCTTTGCGGGAGCCAGCGGAGTTAAGGGCACCAGCTGGCAAACCGAATGGGAGCAGGCGCAGGACCGGTTGTTGACGAACACGTCGCTGCCGCACACCACGCAGACGGTCTCGTTTGGCGGAAAACGAAACAGCGGCCTGCCCGGGGCGTCGGAGCGGAATCGGAAATCCTACAGCGCCAATGCCACCGGGCATTACGCGCAGGGCGGGGCGCCCGGGAAAGGGCCGGGGAGTCCCGGCATGGCGGGCGGGGGTCAGGGGGGTGGCAACACCGGAGTAAACCTGTATGCCTATGCAAAGAACAATCCAATCAACTCCTATGATGCGCTCGGGCTGGAGGACAAGCAGGACGAGGAACGCAAGCGTGAGGAGGCGGCCCAAAAAGCCGAGAGTGAAAGAAATGCCAGCGTCGGGCCCGCAGCAGCCGATGACGGTATCAAAAATGTCGGCGCGGAAGATGACCCAGACAGTGGATTGCCGCCACAAGATCCAACATGGTGGGAAAATGCGGCTTCTAATCTTGGTGGAGAATCACGCAAAGAGATTAATAATAACGCATGGTTCGAAAAAAGATTCCCTGGATGGGTCAATGCGGCAAAACGTCATATCGGCACGAAAGTAGCAATAGGTATAAAAAATTCCGGAGGCCATCCTTCGTCGGTGGACCCAAAGTATCGCGAACCAGTAATTAGAGAGTTCAGCGATCTTCACGGGGACAAAAAACAAAGTAGAGGGGAAGCCAATTTCATTGTCGGCAATTTCACTTTCGCATCCGATGGTCCAGCTTCCATAACGTGGGATGGGGATAGATATAAGTATTCAGTAGATCTCGTGGTGCTTGATCGTTTTGGCTACTCGCATGAACAATGGCAATATAACTTTTCAATACACTCTGTTAATCCTGCGACGGGCGGAAGCTATATTGCTTATCCTTTGCGCGAAATCGCACCACAGCGAATGGTGATACGCGCGCGTTGGGCTGTGTCAGGAGAAGGACCATGA
- a CDS encoding alpha-L-fucosidase: protein MNNRVIALCAGLLLAGQVRAEFHLPALPPIPEIPAPRPIDSMPLGNSAAAPEIKLDLPIAPGPFEPTWASIEKNYPGAPSWLREAKFGIWVHFGPQAAGQSGDWYARRIYAPGTLAYENHLKNAGHPSEFGYKEVLRDWNPAKLDPAALVQIYRDAGARFLIIQGVHHDNFDLWNSQYQPWNSVRLGPKRDLLGEWSRAARAAGLHYGVTFHHEYTWWWWQNAFSADQEGPKTGVPYDGNLALADGKGKWWEGLDPRLLYTVNLREYAGVSEAAMSPWNPPPAGLFTRHAAYAKWYATWWALRIMDVIDHYDPDFIYTDGTGTQPFEGSHTGTGVKADAMQRVIAHYYNRALERREKVDTFSVIKFRPKTNGTVNTEEHGIPSDIKIDQPWIAEAPVGDWFYAPNFTYDSGMVIRYIIEAVARDGNAGICVSLLPDGSLDAGSARMLREVGEWMRCNGQGIYGSRAWVRPGEGELIDGKLKMLPGGKLGKKQADFVFGPEDFRFTLGKDGALYAFCLAVPAPETELKLTSLGATANLLGKPIRTVTLLGHTAPTLAWRQTPDALVITSPSTMPCATAIVFKID from the coding sequence ATGAACAACCGTGTTATTGCCCTTTGCGCCGGCCTGCTTTTGGCCGGACAAGTTCGCGCCGAATTTCATCTTCCTGCTTTGCCGCCTATTCCGGAGATTCCTGCGCCGCGTCCGATAGACAGTATGCCGCTTGGTAATTCTGCGGCGGCACCGGAGATCAAACTCGATTTGCCGATTGCTCCTGGTCCGTTCGAACCAACCTGGGCGTCGATCGAGAAGAATTATCCCGGTGCGCCGTCGTGGTTGCGTGAGGCGAAGTTCGGCATCTGGGTGCATTTCGGTCCGCAGGCTGCAGGCCAGAGTGGCGATTGGTATGCTCGCAGAATTTATGCACCAGGCACACTGGCCTACGAAAACCATCTCAAAAATGCCGGCCATCCTTCCGAGTTTGGCTATAAGGAAGTGTTGCGTGATTGGAATCCCGCCAAACTTGATCCGGCGGCGCTTGTCCAAATCTATCGCGACGCGGGTGCGCGTTTTCTGATCATCCAGGGAGTCCATCACGACAATTTTGATCTTTGGAATTCACAGTACCAACCATGGAACTCCGTTCGCCTCGGACCGAAGCGCGACTTGCTCGGCGAGTGGTCGCGTGCGGCCCGGGCGGCAGGACTACACTATGGCGTGACATTTCATCACGAGTATACTTGGTGGTGGTGGCAAAACGCTTTCAGCGCCGACCAGGAGGGGCCGAAAACCGGCGTGCCTTATGACGGAAACCTTGCGCTCGCCGATGGCAAAGGTAAGTGGTGGGAAGGTCTCGATCCACGGCTACTCTACACGGTGAATCTTCGCGAGTATGCCGGAGTCAGCGAAGCGGCGATGTCGCCTTGGAATCCGCCCCCTGCCGGATTATTCACGCGTCATGCTGCCTACGCCAAGTGGTATGCCACGTGGTGGGCGTTGCGTATCATGGACGTGATTGATCACTACGATCCCGACTTCATCTACACCGATGGTACCGGCACCCAACCCTTCGAGGGCTCGCACACCGGCACCGGCGTCAAAGCCGACGCGATGCAGCGCGTTATCGCCCATTACTACAACCGCGCATTGGAGCGACGTGAAAAAGTGGATACTTTCAGTGTGATCAAGTTCCGTCCAAAGACGAACGGGACGGTCAACACTGAGGAACATGGCATCCCAAGCGACATCAAGATCGATCAACCTTGGATTGCGGAGGCCCCGGTCGGCGATTGGTTTTATGCGCCGAACTTCACTTATGACTCCGGTATGGTGATTCGCTATATCATCGAAGCGGTGGCGCGCGACGGCAACGCAGGCATTTGTGTTTCGCTCCTGCCCGATGGTTCACTCGATGCGGGCAGCGCACGGATGCTGCGCGAAGTTGGCGAATGGATGCGCTGCAACGGTCAGGGTATCTATGGCAGCCGTGCCTGGGTCCGCCCCGGCGAAGGCGAGTTGATCGACGGCAAGCTCAAGATGCTCCCTGGCGGGAAGCTCGGGAAAAAACAGGCTGACTTCGTCTTTGGTCCAGAGGATTTTCGTTTCACGCTCGGCAAAGACGGTGCTCTCTACGCTTTCTGCCTCGCCGTGCCTGCACCTGAAACCGAGTTGAAGCTCACTTCCCTCGGTGCGACCGCCAATCTGTTGGGCAAGCCCATCAGAACGGTGACGCTGCTCGGGCACACCGCTCCGACGCTCGCATGGCGCCAGACGCCCGATGCGCTGGTCATCACCAGCCCCAGCACGATGCCGTGCGCCACGGCGATTGTCTTCAAGATCGATTGA
- a CDS encoding glycoside hydrolase family 95 protein has protein sequence MRISKQPLAGDKPLTRALITGLALAACTLAIPGRAAPPAGEPEGGRHNLLWYDTPAEKWEEALPLANGRVAAMVFGQPVSERLQLNECTLWAGGPYNPVNPEAKDALPEARRLVNEGKYKDAAKLINEKIIAKPRGQMQYQTVGDLLLTFPAGNVGNYRRELDLDTATATVHYTRDGVDYTREVFANAPDNVIVVRFTANRPGSIAFTAGMKTPMHDVTVATEGADTLVMRGKGGKSGGVEGIIRYQARVQVIATGGKVNAEQAGITVDKADSVTLLIAAATSYKNFNDAGGDPEAMVKKLLASASKKSVEKLREAHLQDYQPLFRRVSIDLGHSDAMKLPTNVRIERFAEGNDPQFAALYYQFGRYLLIGSSRPGGQPANLQGIWNELLNPPWQSKYTININTEMNYWPAESGNLAECVEPLIAMVEDLTVTGARTAREMYGARGWVVHHNTDLWRASAPIDGADWGMWPTGGAWLCLHLWDRYEFSGDMAVLKRIYPILKGSAEFFLDTLQEDASGQWLVTNPSISPELGHPKGSPVCAGPTMDMQILRDLFANTIKAAETLGVDAGLRKQLTATRARLAPNKIGSAGQLQEWMEDWDMQVGNKTHRHVSHLYGLFPGRDITLRGTPELAAAVKKSLEIRGDKATGWATAWRLCLWTHLGNGDRAYEILKLLLSPGLTYPNMFDAHPPFQIDGNFGGAAGIAEMVMQSRPDEIEILPALPKALPRGSVKGLRARSGFEVDVAWQDGKLVEATLRSINGGSTRLRHGNATQDVTLAKGETYRWNMQ, from the coding sequence ATGAGAATCAGCAAACAGCCATTGGCAGGGGACAAGCCATTGACAAGAGCCCTGATCACGGGCCTGGCGTTGGCGGCCTGCACTCTTGCGATCCCCGGCCGCGCGGCTCCGCCCGCCGGGGAGCCGGAGGGCGGCAGGCACAACCTGCTCTGGTATGACACACCGGCGGAGAAGTGGGAGGAAGCCCTGCCGCTGGCCAACGGCCGCGTTGCCGCCATGGTTTTCGGCCAGCCGGTCAGCGAGCGTCTGCAACTCAACGAATGCACGCTCTGGGCGGGCGGCCCCTACAATCCGGTGAACCCGGAGGCGAAGGACGCGCTGCCCGAGGCCCGGCGCCTGGTCAACGAGGGCAAATACAAGGACGCCGCGAAGCTCATCAACGAGAAGATCATCGCGAAGCCGCGCGGCCAGATGCAGTATCAGACCGTCGGCGATTTGCTCCTGACCTTCCCCGCCGGCAACGTCGGGAACTACCGGCGCGAGCTCGACCTCGACACGGCGACGGCCACCGTGCACTACACGCGCGACGGCGTGGATTACACCCGCGAGGTTTTTGCCAATGCCCCGGACAATGTCATCGTGGTGCGCTTCACCGCCAACCGGCCCGGCAGCATCGCCTTCACCGCCGGCATGAAAACCCCGATGCACGACGTCACCGTGGCGACCGAGGGCGCCGATACGCTCGTCATGCGCGGGAAAGGCGGCAAGTCGGGCGGAGTCGAAGGTATCATCCGGTATCAGGCCCGCGTGCAAGTCATCGCCACCGGCGGCAAGGTCAACGCGGAGCAAGCGGGCATCACCGTGGACAAAGCCGATTCGGTCACGCTGCTCATCGCCGCCGCCACCAGCTACAAAAACTTCAACGATGCCGGCGGCGACCCCGAGGCCATGGTGAAAAAACTTCTGGCCTCGGCCTCGAAAAAATCCGTCGAAAAACTGCGCGAGGCGCATCTTCAGGATTACCAGCCGCTCTTCCGCCGTGTCTCGATCGACCTCGGACACAGCGACGCGATGAAACTGCCGACCAACGTGCGCATCGAGCGCTTCGCCGAAGGCAACGACCCGCAGTTCGCCGCGCTCTATTACCAGTTCGGACGCTACCTGCTCATCGGCAGTTCACGCCCCGGCGGCCAGCCGGCCAACCTCCAGGGCATCTGGAACGAACTCCTCAACCCGCCCTGGCAGAGCAAATACACCATCAACATCAACACCGAGATGAACTACTGGCCCGCCGAGTCGGGCAATCTTGCCGAATGCGTCGAGCCGCTGATTGCGATGGTGGAGGATCTCACGGTAACCGGTGCGCGGACTGCGCGCGAGATGTATGGCGCGCGCGGCTGGGTGGTGCACCACAACACCGATTTGTGGCGCGCGAGCGCGCCCATCGACGGCGCGGACTGGGGCATGTGGCCAACCGGCGGGGCGTGGCTGTGCCTGCACCTTTGGGACCGCTACGAGTTCAGCGGCGACATGGCGGTGTTGAAACGCATATATCCCATCCTCAAGGGCTCGGCGGAGTTTTTCCTCGACACCTTGCAGGAGGATGCGTCCGGCCAGTGGCTCGTCACCAATCCTTCCATCTCGCCCGAGCTCGGCCACCCGAAAGGCTCGCCCGTCTGCGCCGGCCCGACCATGGACATGCAGATTTTGCGCGACCTCTTCGCCAACACCATCAAGGCGGCGGAGACACTCGGGGTGGACGCCGGCCTTCGCAAGCAGCTTACCGCCACGCGCGCGCGACTTGCGCCCAATAAAATCGGCAGCGCCGGGCAATTGCAGGAATGGATGGAAGACTGGGACATGCAGGTCGGCAACAAAACCCACCGTCACGTCTCGCATCTCTACGGTCTGTTTCCCGGCCGCGACATCACGCTGCGCGGCACGCCCGAACTTGCGGCGGCGGTGAAAAAATCCCTGGAAATTCGCGGTGACAAAGCCACCGGCTGGGCCACGGCCTGGCGCCTTTGCCTTTGGACGCATCTCGGCAACGGCGACCGCGCCTATGAAATTCTCAAGCTTCTCCTGAGCCCCGGACTCACCTATCCGAACATGTTTGACGCGCATCCGCCCTTCCAGATTGACGGCAACTTCGGCGGCGCGGCAGGCATCGCGGAAATGGTGATGCAGAGCCGCCCGGACGAAATCGAAATCCTGCCCGCGCTCCCCAAGGCGCTGCCCCGCGGCAGCGTGAAAGGCCTGCGCGCCCGCTCGGGTTTCGAGGTGGACGTGGCGTGGCAGGACGGGAAACTCGTCGAGGCAACCCTCCGCTCCATCAACGGCGGCTCGACCCGTCTGCGCCATGGCAACGCGACGCAGGACGTGACGCTGGCGAAAGGCGAAACCTATCGCTGGAACATGCAGTAA
- a CDS encoding sensor histidine kinase, with product MNPFFKSIRWRLQLWHGALLLVVLAAFGLRLYSLHLQNRLQLIDQELQRQLIFVASTLQDTEHSEAIRAAATAALPNSPLLSASPEDSIDRTNQEHRNNLPPEARHDATKRALLDAITKAGTYYIGWAPDDSVFFKSDLVPNDILPPPKNSNLLFHAQTRGDCREQILTSSSGLRLLVGRSLKNDLAQMRSVVWQTILSGAGVMALGLIGGWWLATHATKPIKNISATAEKIASGNLAERINVSDTDSELGQLAGILNASFDHVQKAVTELQEALERQSRFVADASHELRTPVAVVLAEASSALARERTPDEYREALEACCQTARRMRRLVESLLLLARVEAGQTSNPRAVCELDRITQEAVALLRSIANEQCVSLQLETQSTQCFGNSDELGQIGMNLVSNAIHYNRPGGAVLVSVDAEDGFAVLRVEDNGQGIPKESLPHVFERFYRVDQSRSSTSGRLGLGLAITKALVEAHSGTITVTSVLGEGSTFTVRLPLAGQMVADATCAT from the coding sequence ATGAATCCCTTTTTTAAATCCATTCGGTGGAGGCTTCAACTGTGGCACGGTGCACTCTTGCTGGTGGTTCTCGCCGCTTTTGGTCTGCGCCTGTATTCGCTGCATCTCCAGAATCGTCTGCAATTGATCGACCAGGAGCTGCAGCGACAACTAATCTTCGTTGCGAGCACTCTGCAAGACACCGAGCACTCTGAAGCGATACGAGCCGCAGCAACGGCGGCACTTCCGAACAGCCCGCTTTTGTCTGCTTCGCCGGAAGATTCCATTGATCGAACTAATCAGGAGCACCGCAACAATCTACCTCCAGAAGCCCGGCATGACGCGACCAAACGAGCCTTGCTCGACGCTATCACCAAGGCCGGAACCTATTACATCGGCTGGGCACCGGATGATTCCGTTTTTTTCAAATCAGACCTCGTGCCGAACGACATTTTACCGCCTCCGAAGAACAGCAACCTTCTCTTTCATGCGCAGACCAGAGGCGACTGCCGCGAACAGATCCTGACGAGTTCCAGCGGCCTGAGGCTGTTGGTGGGACGGTCGCTCAAAAACGACCTGGCCCAAATGCGAAGCGTCGTCTGGCAAACAATATTATCAGGCGCTGGTGTAATGGCACTTGGATTGATTGGCGGGTGGTGGCTGGCGACCCACGCCACAAAACCAATCAAGAACATCAGTGCCACCGCGGAGAAAATCGCGTCGGGCAATCTGGCCGAGCGCATTAACGTCTCGGACACCGATAGTGAACTTGGCCAGTTGGCCGGTATTTTGAATGCGAGCTTTGATCACGTGCAGAAAGCCGTCACGGAATTACAGGAGGCGCTGGAGCGCCAGTCTCGGTTTGTCGCAGACGCCTCGCACGAACTCAGGACTCCGGTGGCAGTCGTTCTGGCGGAAGCGAGTTCAGCCTTGGCGCGCGAGCGCACTCCGGATGAATACCGCGAGGCCCTCGAAGCGTGCTGCCAAACCGCCCGGCGGATGCGTCGATTAGTAGAGTCCTTGCTTTTGCTGGCGAGGGTCGAGGCGGGACAGACGAGCAACCCCCGCGCTGTTTGTGAGTTGGACCGAATAACCCAGGAAGCAGTTGCACTTCTTCGGTCGATCGCGAACGAGCAGTGTGTGTCTCTCCAGCTTGAGACGCAGTCCACGCAATGTTTCGGGAATTCTGACGAACTCGGCCAGATCGGCATGAATCTTGTCAGCAATGCCATCCACTACAATCGGCCTGGCGGTGCCGTTCTGGTTTCTGTGGATGCCGAGGATGGTTTCGCGGTGCTGCGCGTCGAGGACAACGGGCAGGGAATCCCGAAGGAGAGTCTGCCTCATGTTTTTGAGCGTTTCTATCGGGTTGACCAGTCGCGTTCTTCTACGAGCGGCCGTTTGGGATTGGGCTTGGCGATTACGAAGGCCCTCGTCGAGGCCCACTCCGGCACAATTACAGTTACCAGCGTATTAGGCGAAGGCAGCACGTTCACGGTTCGCCTGCCTCTGGCCGGGCAGATGGTCGCCGATGCCACCTGCGCAACTTGA
- a CDS encoding response regulator transcription factor: MKILVIEDDPFLLRTVTRTLREKGYAVDSAQEGESGLFKAEGSDYDLILLDVLLPKLDGWSILKRLRETKKTPVLMLTARDALPDRVRGLDGGADDYLTKPFEFDELLARIRAVIRRHASHAQSEIQIADVVINIPKRTVISGGEAVSLTPREYALLEFLALRRGQLVTRAMLYEHIFDETEEPMSNLIDVHVSNLRKKLGRDLIVTRRGHGFYVE; encoded by the coding sequence ATGAAGATACTCGTGATCGAAGATGATCCCTTTTTGCTCCGCACCGTCACCCGGACGCTGCGCGAGAAGGGATACGCCGTCGATTCCGCCCAGGAGGGCGAAAGCGGTCTCTTCAAGGCCGAGGGTAGCGACTATGATTTGATCCTGCTCGATGTGCTGCTGCCAAAACTGGATGGCTGGAGTATTTTGAAGCGGCTGCGCGAGACAAAAAAAACACCCGTGCTGATGTTAACCGCCAGGGATGCGCTTCCGGACCGCGTCCGCGGCCTCGATGGCGGCGCGGATGACTACCTCACCAAGCCTTTTGAGTTCGATGAATTGCTCGCGCGCATCCGCGCCGTCATCCGCCGTCACGCGAGCCACGCCCAATCTGAAATTCAGATCGCAGACGTGGTGATCAATATCCCCAAGCGCACGGTTATCTCCGGCGGAGAAGCGGTGTCTCTCACGCCACGCGAATATGCGTTGCTCGAATTTCTCGCGCTGCGCCGCGGTCAGCTCGTGACCCGGGCGATGCTCTATGAGCATATCTTCGATGAGACGGAGGAACCGATGTCGAACTTGATCGATGTCCACGTTTCAAATCTGCGCAAGAAACTGGGGCGAGACCTCATCGTGACTCGTCGCGGCCATGGCTTCTATGTCGAATGA
- a CDS encoding efflux RND transporter periplasmic adaptor subunit — MYPAVSPFSLSSARSALRCIVVAAFVLGALSGCGEKRTVGDAGNTGPVEVGVVTINPQPFALTRELLGRTSAYRVAEVRARVSGIVLKRHFEEGSEVREGQLLYQIDPAPYQAALNGAKAALARAEASAASAKLQADRYRELVNVRAVSQQDYDDAHTQQLTSDADVVAARAAVQTAQIDLDYTRVLAPISGRVGRSAVTEGAYVRQSDATLLTTIQQIDQLYVDVTQSSSELLRLKQDLKAGLLTHADDGAASVTLILDGDQIYGENGWLQFADVTVDASTSSVLLRVLVPNPNRELLPGLFVRARLQEGVNPAALLVPQQGITRNRHGAATALVVGAENKVEQRVLKADRAIGSLWLVTSGLKAGEQVIVQNLQKIRVGVPVKPVPATNLGTPGDATATPERKP, encoded by the coding sequence ATGTATCCCGCCGTATCCCCATTCTCATTATCATCTGCCCGCTCTGCCTTACGCTGCATCGTCGTGGCGGCGTTCGTGTTAGGCGCTCTGTCCGGCTGCGGGGAAAAGAGAACCGTCGGTGACGCTGGCAACACCGGCCCGGTCGAGGTTGGCGTGGTTACGATCAATCCGCAACCGTTCGCGCTCACCCGCGAATTGCTTGGTCGCACGTCAGCATATCGCGTCGCTGAGGTGCGTGCGCGGGTGAGCGGTATCGTGCTGAAACGCCATTTCGAGGAAGGCAGCGAAGTGCGGGAGGGGCAGCTGCTCTACCAGATCGATCCCGCGCCCTATCAGGCCGCGCTCAACGGTGCCAAAGCTGCCCTTGCTCGCGCGGAAGCCAGCGCGGCGTCCGCCAAGCTCCAGGCAGATCGCTATCGCGAACTTGTGAACGTCCGTGCCGTAAGCCAGCAAGACTATGACGACGCGCACACTCAGCAACTGACCTCCGATGCCGATGTTGTCGCCGCCAGGGCCGCGGTGCAAACGGCACAGATCGATCTCGATTACACTCGGGTTCTCGCACCGATCTCGGGCCGCGTCGGTCGCTCCGCCGTGACGGAAGGTGCCTACGTCCGACAAAGCGACGCGACACTGCTCACTACCATCCAGCAGATCGACCAGCTTTATGTCGATGTCACTCAATCGAGCTCCGAACTCCTGCGTCTAAAACAGGACCTTAAGGCGGGATTGCTTACCCACGCGGATGATGGCGCGGCCTCAGTAACCCTGATCCTCGATGGTGACCAGATCTACGGGGAAAACGGCTGGCTGCAGTTTGCCGACGTTACGGTCGACGCTTCGACCAGCTCAGTGTTGCTGCGTGTGCTTGTGCCGAACCCGAACCGCGAACTGTTGCCGGGTTTGTTTGTGCGCGCACGCTTGCAGGAGGGCGTGAATCCCGCGGCGTTGCTCGTGCCGCAACAGGGTATTACCCGCAATCGTCACGGCGCAGCGACCGCGCTGGTCGTCGGCGCGGAGAACAAGGTCGAGCAGCGCGTGCTCAAGGCCGACCGAGCCATTGGCAGCCTGTGGCTCGTCACCTCCGGCCTCAAGGCTGGCGAACAGGTGATCGTGCAGAACCTCCAAAAAATCCGTGTGGGCGTTCCGGTGAAACCGGTGCCGGCCACCAACCTGGGGACGCCCGGAGACGCCACGGCGACTCCCGAGCGGAAGCCCTGA